In a single window of the Drosophila miranda strain MSH22 chromosome XL, D.miranda_PacBio2.1, whole genome shotgun sequence genome:
- the LOC117185917 gene encoding uncharacterized protein LOC117185917 yields MNSNWREEYIRKSVGYYVSSKSSPEDNSTPNVQAVEDKPYFASNIAHYPHLQPTNLTWVPDHLSYADLKEAVDKGFDPKQLRPKNIPWSKFKSQSKTLFDWPKYTRTGGQYAHGNAMQKKKQENLRPPNGRF; encoded by the exons ATGAATTCCAATTGGCGTGAAGAATACATTCGCAAGTCGGTTGGCTACTAT GTTTCATCCAAAAGCAGCCCCGAGGACAATTCGACTCCCAATGTGCAGGCGGTGGAGGACAAGCCGTACTTTGCCAGCAACATTGCGCACTATCCGCACTTGCAACCGACCAACCTCACCTGGGTTCCTGACCACCTAAGCTACGCGGATCTGAAGGAGGCCGTGGACAAGGGCTTCGACCCGAAGCAGTTGCGCCCCAAGAACATACCCTGGTCCAAGTTCAAATCTCAGAGCAAAACTCTCTTCGATTGGCCGAAATACACTCGGACTGGAGGCCAGTATGCCCATGGCAATGCCATGCAGAAGAAGAAGCAGGAGAATTTGCGTCCGCCAAATGGCCGATTCTAG